The Xenopus tropicalis strain Nigerian chromosome 7, UCB_Xtro_10.0, whole genome shotgun sequence genome includes a region encoding these proteins:
- the proser3 gene encoding proline and serine-rich protein 3 encodes MRMSSSEPVFSNQGNPFPSPVRDRTHYRPSKVKALSEDQKHTVLSPSRLCSLCDALSPPDHSFLGGTQRLGSGAPESDSSGPFDESWPSTEGSSSKTPERDERQTGPVPYGTDPSSQDSVIARYLERFRSGRPTSRLERSPPSLGMKDFWWLQTSPDSPDEVRKHSVTGATASSRFSLHNLEMSPPHQDVSLSESKLYSDQVDILSLQEKAGKLIVRSESSLSSAGAVSSEGIGSSPSSNMSSSGSDQYKTRVSVPAQPVPSTERRVPALAPSALGRFAALAPEEDILYQWRLRRKMEQAREGTLAPPTQRRTTSPPVRIPRQVLPTMDYTISEHYRESQKVTAAPSDAISDGQNCIPSSCLGKVPIASPSLSIQTCSVPPHLHLQCDILPVHSHLSSSCITHRQEMERIKPDQAQPPPPLESHDQAKYHQKQLPTKEPKKMSLPQQDLKGAEQKESQRALRKKEKQKQGLVERKVTKSSELAPSQPSIHHTVGEVISERLFSPSPSPQPKAGKKKEKQAPPLSPPSNQLQPLEIAAQLLEDAEDSDGTEFEDDPLLHVLREQREALRRRLRAVDERLSELEAEDRADPSPLP; translated from the exons ATGAGAATGAGCAGCAG CGAGCCTGTGTTCTCCAATCAGGGGAATCCGTTCCCATCCCCAGTAAGAGACAGGACTCACTATCGCCCATCCAAGGTAAAGGCTCTGTCAGAAGACCAGAAGCATACG gttctcAGCCCAAGTCGGCTTTGTTCCCTCTGTGATGCACTGAGCCCCCCGGACCATAGTTTCCTTGGTGGAACCCAGCGGTTGGGCTCTGGGGCCCCTGAGTCTGATTCCTCTGGACCGTTCGATGAATCCTGGCCTTCCACTGAAGGGAGCTCTTCCAAGACGCCGGAAAGAGATGAGAGACAGACTGGGCCGGTACCTTACGGTACTGATCCATCCTCTCAGGACTCAGTCATTGCAAG GTATTTGGAAAGGTTCCGAAGTGGCCGTCCCACCAGTCGACTGGAGCGCTCTCCTCCCAGTCTTGGAATGAAAGATTTCTGGTGGCTACAGACATCGCCGGACAGCCCTGATGAAGTCCGGAAACACTCTGTAACAG gAGCCACTGCCTCTTCAAGATTCTCCCTGCATAATCTTGAGATGAGCCCGCCCCATCAG GATGTGTCTCTGAGTGAGTCCAAGCTGTATTCTGATCAAGTGGACATCCTGAGCCTTCAGGAGAAAGCAGGGAAGCTTATAGTCCGGAG CGAATCGTCTCTTAGCAGTGCGGGCGCCGTGAGTTCTGAAGGCATTGGATCCTCTCCATCATCCAACATGTCAAGCTCAGGGTCTGACCAATATAAAACACGTGTCTCTGTGCCAGCTCAGCCAG TTCCGTCCACTGAGAGGCGCGTTCCAGCTCTGGCTCCTTCAGCCTTAGGAAGATTTGCTGCGTTAGCGCCAGAGGAGGACATTCTGTATCAGTGGCGCCTCCGGAGGAAAATGGAACAAGCAAGGGAAGGAACCCTGGCTCCTCCCACCCAGAGGAGAACCACCTCTCCTCCAGTCAGGATCCCCAGACAG GTGCTGCCCACAATGGATTATACTATTTCAGAGCACTACAGGGAGTCCCAGAAAGTCACTGCTGCCCCGAGTGATGCCATTTCTGATGGGCAAAATTGTATTCCTAGTTCTTGCCTGGGCAAAGTACCCATTGCCAGCCCATCTCTAAGCATTCAGACTTGCTCTGTCCCACCCCACCTTCACCTTCAGTGTGACATCCTTCCTGTACACAGCCATCTCTCGTCATCCTGTATCACGCACAGGCAGGAGATGGAAAGGATTAAACCTGACCAAGCGCAACCTCCTCCTCCTTTAGAATCTCATGATCAAGCTAAGTATCACCAGAAGCAGTTACCAACCAAGGAGCCCAAAAAAATGTCCCTTCCTCAGCAAGACCTGAAGGGGGCAGAGCAAAAAGAGAGCCAGCGGGCCCTGCGTAAGAAAGAAAAGCAGAAACAGGGATTGGTTGaaagaaaagtaacaaaaagttCAGAGCTAGCGCCTTCGCAACCCTCCATTCACCACACTGTCGGGGAG GTTATCTCAGAGAGGCTGTTCTCACCGTCCCCATCTCCACAACCCAAGGCTGGAAAGAAAAAAGAGAAGCAAGCCCCTCCCCTTTCACCTCCATCCAATCAGCTGCAGCCACTGGAAATAGCTGCACAGCTATTGGAAGATGCGGAAG ACTCTGACGGAACGGAGTTTGAGGACGACCCATTGCTGCATGTGCTGCGGGAACAGCGGGAAGCTCTGCGAAGGAGACTCCG GGCTGTGGATGAAAGGCTTTCTGAACTGGAGGCCGAGGACAGAGCCGATCCGTCGCCCCTCCCATGA